The following proteins are co-located in the Pyrococcus abyssi GE5 genome:
- the mnhG gene encoding monovalent cation/H(+) antiporter subunit G, whose product MSILFYIGSALIVIGALCDLFGALGLLRFPNFYVRLHAATVGTIGGAVVPLLGVSLVAVSLNLLAIAGASFITAIIILLAAPAGAHALAYAAHRSGIVKWKPKVDHLAEARGDD is encoded by the coding sequence GTGAGTATCTTATTCTACATAGGATCAGCTCTGATAGTAATAGGAGCCCTCTGCGACCTGTTCGGTGCACTAGGATTGCTTCGCTTCCCCAACTTCTACGTTAGGCTACATGCAGCAACCGTTGGAACGATAGGTGGCGCCGTAGTTCCCCTCCTTGGAGTCAGCTTAGTGGCCGTGAGCTTAAACTTGTTAGCCATCGCGGGTGCGAGCTTCATAACGGCGATCATAATCCTCCTTGCCGCACCGGCCGGTGCTCACGCTTTAGCTTATGCAGCCCACAGGAGTGGAATCGTGAAGTGGAAACCCAAAGTTGACCACCTCGCGGAGGCGAGGGGAGATGATTGA
- a CDS encoding TetR/AcrR family transcriptional regulator, which yields MDTRDKLVKAAKRLFAEKGFYRTTVDDIVKAAGVAKGTFYLYFSSKEEIIKEVAMMAMPYMAFSKVINEGIVTARYKNLEEFLYALGKSFFEYYSDPDLRTLFFHVVSIKEAIPSLKEVHNELCSRLISIGTKKILSFIGGDERLAEVAFRTFLGSLLHYLYSAECSVISQEEYLKDLVMLMCEGLRKGEHQGDLNFLKG from the coding sequence ATGGACACGAGGGATAAGCTAGTTAAGGCCGCAAAGAGGCTCTTCGCAGAGAAAGGATTCTACAGGACAACGGTTGACGACATAGTTAAGGCGGCAGGAGTTGCTAAGGGGACATTCTACCTGTACTTTTCAAGCAAGGAGGAAATCATAAAAGAGGTCGCAATGATGGCCATGCCCTACATGGCTTTCTCCAAGGTTATTAACGAGGGAATCGTTACCGCCAGGTACAAGAATCTTGAGGAGTTCCTATATGCCCTGGGAAAGAGTTTCTTCGAGTACTATTCAGATCCCGACTTGAGAACCCTATTCTTTCACGTCGTTTCGATAAAAGAGGCAATACCTAGCTTAAAGGAGGTGCACAACGAGCTTTGTTCTAGGTTAATCTCAATTGGAACCAAAAAGATATTATCCTTCATAGGCGGAGATGAGAGACTGGCTGAGGTTGCGTTTAGAACATTTCTGGGCTCTTTGTTGCATTACCTCTACTCCGCCGAGTGTAGTGTCATATCCCAGGAGGAATACCTCAAGGATTTAGTTATGCTGATGTGCGAAGGATTAAGAAAAGGTGAACATCAAGGAGATTTAAACTTCTTGAAGGGCTGA
- a CDS encoding glycosyltransferase family 4 protein, with protein sequence MKLLMITPYFYPEGGGLEKYAYMIARGLVERGWEVKVITASRKGNSLENLEGIEVIRLAPHFIVSNTPISFNLPLKLIKVFKEEQFSVINAHTPVPYYADVSAWVNNVLKGSNKTPFVLTYHNDLVKEGFPLDKVAYLYNLSLQRGLLLLSDTIITPSPYCYYESKLLRRFKKKLIWIPPGVDTERYFPGKSYRLHSIYNLPRSAKIVMFIGTMNRGHAHKGVPYLLKAFKYVATQVKDSYLVLVGRGDMIPEYKKMCMSLGISKRVIFTGYVEEDILPEFYRSSDVIVLPSTTVQEGFGMVLIEAGASGKPVIGTNVGGIKHVIENGKTGILVPPKDPFRLAEAIVTLLTDDNLARKIGKTGRRLVEREYSWDKIVEKTEIALKAIVNH encoded by the coding sequence ATGAAGTTGCTTATGATAACACCATATTTCTATCCAGAAGGTGGGGGGCTTGAGAAGTATGCGTATATGATAGCAAGGGGTTTAGTAGAGAGAGGATGGGAGGTGAAGGTCATAACGGCATCGCGGAAAGGAAACAGTTTAGAAAACCTCGAGGGTATAGAAGTAATAAGGCTAGCTCCTCACTTTATAGTATCTAATACTCCAATAAGTTTTAATCTCCCCTTAAAACTTATTAAAGTTTTTAAGGAGGAACAATTTAGTGTGATTAATGCTCATACCCCCGTTCCGTACTATGCAGATGTCTCCGCTTGGGTTAATAATGTACTTAAAGGAAGCAATAAGACTCCCTTTGTTCTCACATACCATAATGACTTAGTTAAGGAGGGTTTCCCACTAGATAAAGTAGCTTATCTGTATAATCTGTCACTACAGCGAGGTTTACTGCTTCTTTCAGACACTATAATAACACCCTCCCCTTACTGTTACTATGAATCCAAATTGCTTAGGAGATTTAAGAAAAAGCTTATATGGATTCCACCAGGTGTTGATACAGAAAGGTACTTTCCAGGCAAGTCTTACAGGCTACACAGCATATACAATCTCCCAAGGTCTGCAAAGATCGTTATGTTTATTGGTACAATGAATAGGGGACACGCCCACAAGGGAGTGCCTTATCTCCTCAAGGCTTTTAAATACGTCGCAACACAGGTAAAAGACTCGTATTTGGTGCTGGTAGGGAGAGGAGACATGATACCCGAATATAAAAAAATGTGCATGTCCCTTGGAATTTCAAAGAGAGTTATATTCACAGGATACGTTGAAGAGGATATACTGCCGGAGTTCTATAGGAGTTCCGACGTGATAGTCTTACCCTCCACAACAGTCCAAGAGGGGTTTGGAATGGTTCTGATAGAAGCCGGTGCTAGTGGCAAGCCAGTTATTGGAACAAATGTCGGAGGTATAAAGCATGTCATCGAGAATGGAAAGACTGGGATACTTGTTCCACCTAAAGATCCATTTAGATTGGCCGAAGCCATAGTTACCTTGCTCACAGATGATAACCTTGCAAGGAAGATAGGCAAAACCGGTAGAAGGCTTGTTGAGAGAGAATACAGCTGGGATAAAATCGTGGAAAAGACAGAGATAGCATTGAAAGCTATTGTCAACCACTAA
- a CDS encoding Na+/H+ antiporter subunit C: MIWEIIVFTLIATLCISLYGIARKPNLVKKLIALTIFGDTANLLIVLLGYRLIYPVAPPILPNLSKEALPKFLSLAVDPLPQAFVITAVVIGMAVNVLIAFAIIQIYRLYGTVDSRILRGDAQ; this comes from the coding sequence TTGATCTGGGAGATCATAGTTTTCACCCTAATAGCAACACTTTGCATTAGCCTCTACGGAATCGCTAGAAAGCCCAACCTTGTTAAGAAGCTAATCGCTCTAACCATCTTCGGAGATACGGCGAACCTTCTAATAGTCCTCCTGGGGTATAGGTTGATCTACCCGGTAGCTCCTCCAATTCTGCCTAACCTAAGCAAGGAGGCCTTACCTAAGTTCCTAAGCTTAGCCGTGGATCCCCTTCCCCAGGCCTTCGTAATCACGGCAGTCGTTATTGGAATGGCCGTCAACGTTCTCATAGCCTTCGCGATAATCCAAATCTATCGCCTCTACGGAACCGTTGATTCCAGGATTTTGAGGGGTGATGCCCAATGA
- a CDS encoding NADH-quinone oxidoreductase subunit I: MVEVLPYTEKLKLWRRPEESKKRIPVTTDYPFVEVEKPPEYRGVPHIDPELCIGCGACVNACPPDALIMEWDKENGVKRLTFNAARCIRCYRCVEVCPTGAMQGTLRFEVATPSKEDLVEVVEHRLAKCERCGNYLDFTERQIEYMLKILPDGIFDKEGIRRRAYLCKECRMRETVEEVKKGELR, encoded by the coding sequence ATGGTGGAAGTTCTCCCCTACACCGAGAAGCTAAAGCTCTGGAGGAGACCTGAGGAGTCGAAGAAAAGGATCCCGGTAACTACGGACTATCCTTTTGTAGAGGTTGAAAAGCCCCCGGAGTACAGGGGAGTTCCCCACATAGATCCAGAGCTGTGCATAGGGTGTGGGGCATGCGTCAACGCCTGCCCCCCGGATGCCCTGATAATGGAGTGGGATAAGGAAAATGGAGTAAAGAGATTGACCTTCAACGCCGCTCGCTGCATAAGGTGCTACCGTTGCGTTGAAGTTTGCCCCACGGGTGCTATGCAGGGAACGCTTCGCTTTGAAGTTGCTACTCCGAGTAAGGAAGATCTTGTTGAGGTCGTTGAGCATAGGCTTGCAAAGTGCGAGAGATGTGGAAATTACCTGGACTTCACGGAGAGGCAGATAGAGTACATGCTAAAGATTCTACCCGACGGCATTTTCGATAAAGAAGGAATCAGGAGGAGAGCTTACCTTTGTAAGGAGTGTAGAATGAGGGAAACCGTTGAAGAAGTTAAGAAGGGTGAGCTGAGGTGA
- a CDS encoding oligosaccharyl transferase, whose amino-acid sequence MRNWRILEPKIALPIVVLVGVTLRVIPLRFKYLLGYDPYFHLAYIEESLKAGKWFNFFTIANGPWGFQIKSFHPLGLWMTPAYIYRFLKVFGISVQTVFKITPVIFGTLTIVFFYISLLKLYGKEKAFFASIFLALSFGHIFRSMANYYRGDNYMLFWYSLALAGIAYALRTKGYRRLVFYLVPTLASGISSVFWQAYYPLFVFLSLNGVFLAIGSFLLDKKRNFLDSFIIILSTAFGAIIANYLGEKFGYGMLGYNRQHIVSKLGIKLGKIRDAYLFIHLHYLVPISLGLLIILLFLSRFVKSKRAKVGIVIGLGTVSILIILLKFPALRGLLGIFDMFKSTPIMETRPTNFHDLWKAFSISIFLLPLFFLRFHPEKVKTEDFFLLGLIVPSLYMLLAWARFVFVGSLAVATMAGIGLVEGYSLVIQRRKSGKASRVALILLILLLIVNGAFTLKNCLSMRPLINKEWENALIWLKNNSNENDVILAWWDYGAWITYYSRRAPVAEIAPNPDVALYYLGARNRDWIMSLGVDYVIVSYYDFLKFSSIVRTASAQSGYNLIKRYWIAVLPLTSSYGGILIFEGGEYKIIAKPGDIWDVRIIIGDHVVYPRGLYVEYKGKVTESKLKYSSTDAYLYINLNYKYAILMNSETFNTPLIRLFINASKPYELVYSDGGLIKILKLNHPNVKIRNMHNKIVFRFENATGTKLRILGFLDNGAMVFEREYSVENRTEFELPKSELPKEVEVIRYAYLKDGKVVDRGVFRVVN is encoded by the coding sequence ATGAGAAACTGGAGAATTCTTGAGCCTAAAATCGCTTTACCCATTGTTGTTCTAGTAGGGGTAACATTGAGGGTAATCCCTCTGAGGTTTAAGTACCTCTTAGGCTACGATCCCTACTTCCATTTAGCTTACATTGAGGAATCTTTAAAAGCAGGAAAATGGTTCAACTTTTTTACAATAGCCAATGGTCCGTGGGGATTTCAGATTAAGAGTTTCCACCCTCTCGGCCTTTGGATGACTCCAGCCTACATCTACAGGTTTCTGAAAGTCTTTGGAATATCGGTTCAAACCGTGTTTAAGATAACTCCTGTTATATTTGGAACTTTAACGATAGTGTTCTTCTACATTTCCCTTCTCAAGCTCTACGGAAAAGAAAAAGCTTTTTTCGCGTCGATTTTTTTGGCTTTAAGCTTTGGCCATATATTTAGATCAATGGCAAACTATTATCGCGGTGATAACTATATGCTTTTCTGGTACAGCCTTGCTTTGGCAGGGATAGCTTATGCTCTCCGTACTAAGGGCTATAGAAGGCTAGTATTTTACCTTGTCCCCACTCTTGCTAGTGGAATTTCTTCTGTATTTTGGCAAGCCTATTATCCGCTATTTGTGTTCCTAAGTTTAAACGGAGTTTTCTTAGCTATAGGTTCATTTTTACTTGATAAAAAAAGAAATTTCCTAGACAGCTTTATTATAATTTTGTCTACGGCATTTGGAGCTATCATTGCAAACTACCTCGGAGAAAAATTCGGTTATGGCATGCTAGGCTACAACAGACAGCACATTGTATCAAAACTTGGAATTAAGCTCGGAAAAATAAGAGATGCATATCTCTTTATTCATCTGCACTACTTAGTTCCAATTTCTTTAGGTCTCCTGATTATACTGCTCTTTCTCTCAAGGTTTGTAAAGAGTAAGAGAGCAAAAGTGGGCATTGTGATTGGATTGGGAACTGTGAGTATCCTGATAATATTACTAAAATTCCCTGCTCTAAGGGGGCTTCTCGGTATCTTTGACATGTTCAAGAGTACACCGATTATGGAAACAAGACCAACCAATTTTCATGATTTATGGAAAGCTTTTTCAATAAGCATTTTTCTACTACCGCTATTCTTCCTCCGTTTCCACCCTGAAAAAGTAAAGACCGAAGACTTCTTCCTTTTGGGGCTAATAGTTCCAAGCCTTTACATGCTACTAGCCTGGGCCAGATTTGTCTTTGTAGGATCCTTAGCAGTTGCAACTATGGCAGGGATTGGATTAGTAGAGGGGTATAGCCTAGTAATACAAAGACGGAAAAGTGGAAAAGCTTCTAGAGTTGCCCTGATCCTTTTAATACTGCTCCTAATAGTAAACGGTGCCTTTACCTTGAAAAACTGCTTGAGTATGAGACCCCTAATAAATAAAGAATGGGAAAATGCACTTATATGGCTTAAAAATAATTCGAACGAGAATGATGTAATTCTTGCGTGGTGGGACTACGGAGCGTGGATTACCTACTACTCGAGAAGAGCACCCGTCGCAGAGATAGCACCAAATCCCGACGTTGCTTTGTATTATTTGGGGGCAAGAAACAGAGACTGGATAATGAGTCTAGGGGTGGACTATGTTATAGTCTCTTACTATGACTTCCTCAAGTTCAGCTCCATTGTTAGGACTGCAAGTGCACAATCAGGTTATAATCTCATCAAAAGATATTGGATAGCTGTTCTTCCATTGACGTCATCGTATGGGGGAATTCTAATATTCGAGGGTGGTGAATATAAGATAATAGCAAAACCCGGGGATATATGGGACGTCCGAATTATTATAGGAGATCACGTAGTATATCCACGAGGGTTATATGTCGAGTACAAGGGAAAAGTAACAGAGTCAAAGTTAAAATATTCAAGCACAGATGCTTACCTTTATATAAACCTTAATTATAAATATGCAATTCTAATGAATTCAGAGACATTCAACACACCTCTCATAAGACTCTTCATTAATGCAAGTAAACCCTACGAACTTGTATACTCAGATGGAGGATTAATAAAAATACTAAAGCTCAACCACCCTAACGTAAAAATCAGGAACATGCATAATAAAATAGTTTTCCGTTTTGAAAATGCTACTGGGACAAAACTAAGAATACTGGGCTTTCTGGATAATGGCGCAATGGTCTTTGAAAGAGAATACAGCGTTGAAAATAGAACCGAGTTTGAACTTCCAAAATCCGAACTTCCAAAAGAAGTTGAAGTGATAAGATATGCATACCTTAAGGACGGAAAAGTTGTAGATAGGGGTGTCTTCAGAGTTGTGAATTAG
- a CDS encoding NADH-quinone oxidoreductase subunit B family protein, which translates to MRKFKSLWVYHVDAGSCNGCDIEVLDVLTPYYDLERLGIKVVPNPRHADALLITGPLTRQTRMAIKKAYEAMPPKPRIVVAIGTCACSGGIFYNSYALYNTSPERGRDRLRSGGIEMVVPVDMYIPGCPPSPEEILYGLAQLLGIKEKRMKGEHWKALPPGEEGKAENEVEFTIPERGISLRLWLTLREELRRIVGYFDREAVLNEFIKLVEEAEKSENPKDKLHELVSEYVLREGDSRIRVAMMFLENEYWRLKDEYERRKVGLAKAKVL; encoded by the coding sequence GTGAGGAAGTTTAAGTCTCTCTGGGTATATCACGTTGATGCGGGCTCCTGTAACGGTTGCGACATCGAAGTTCTTGATGTTTTAACGCCGTACTACGATTTGGAAAGGCTCGGTATAAAGGTGGTTCCCAATCCCAGGCATGCCGATGCTTTGCTTATCACGGGCCCCCTCACGAGGCAGACAAGGATGGCAATAAAGAAAGCGTACGAAGCGATGCCCCCAAAGCCCAGGATAGTGGTTGCCATTGGAACGTGCGCGTGTAGCGGTGGAATCTTCTACAACAGCTATGCCCTCTACAACACCTCGCCTGAAAGGGGAAGGGATAGGTTAAGGAGCGGTGGAATTGAGATGGTTGTTCCAGTTGACATGTACATTCCTGGGTGCCCGCCTAGTCCCGAGGAGATACTCTACGGCTTGGCTCAACTGCTCGGTATAAAGGAGAAGAGGATGAAGGGAGAGCATTGGAAGGCCCTTCCTCCTGGAGAAGAGGGGAAGGCTGAGAACGAGGTCGAGTTCACTATTCCTGAGAGGGGAATTTCTCTAAGGCTTTGGCTAACCCTCAGGGAGGAGCTTAGGAGGATCGTTGGATATTTCGACAGAGAGGCGGTGCTTAACGAGTTCATAAAACTCGTGGAAGAAGCGGAGAAGAGCGAGAATCCCAAAGATAAACTGCACGAGCTCGTGAGTGAGTACGTGCTTAGAGAGGGAGACTCGAGGATTAGGGTTGCGATGATGTTTCTCGAGAACGAATACTGGAGGCTCAAAGATGAGTACGAGAGGAGGAAGGTGGGTCTTGCTAAAGCTAAGGTACTATGA
- a CDS encoding monovalent cation/H+ antiporter complex subunit F, translated as MELESSFLLLMKFVIPIYLLAIVIYVIRAIKGPTIVDIILAVDCLSFDIAAFMALLAIYFKSVYLVSGAIILALWGYLLDIYVAKYLVSGEVGA; from the coding sequence ATGGAGCTTGAAAGTTCATTCCTTCTTTTGATGAAGTTCGTCATCCCGATTTACCTCCTGGCTATAGTCATCTACGTCATTAGAGCAATCAAGGGGCCCACGATAGTTGACATAATCCTGGCAGTTGACTGCTTATCCTTCGACATCGCGGCCTTCATGGCCCTCCTAGCTATCTACTTCAAGAGCGTTTACTTGGTTAGTGGAGCCATAATATTAGCCCTCTGGGGTTACCTCCTCGACATATACGTGGCCAAATATCTCGTCAGCGGGGAGGTGGGAGCGTGA
- a CDS encoding nucleotidyltransferase — protein sequence MGIEDAKKALVEKIKEFYGDNLVSIVFYGAHLRKSFDEIDVLVIIDRPYDPVKINRIADFIENIKEPIERDYGYAISFELYTREEAENFHSSYLDVAVSYEVAYDRNNYFASLLKEMLNPKRAIEHVKYLSTIEYIREE from the coding sequence ATGGGAATAGAAGATGCTAAGAAAGCTTTGGTTGAGAAGATTAAGGAGTTTTATGGGGACAACTTAGTCTCGATAGTTTTCTACGGGGCCCACCTAAGAAAGAGTTTCGATGAAATCGACGTTCTCGTGATAATCGATAGGCCCTACGATCCAGTGAAAATTAACAGGATTGCAGATTTCATTGAGAATATAAAGGAACCAATCGAGAGGGATTATGGTTATGCAATATCATTCGAGCTTTATACTCGGGAGGAGGCTGAGAATTTTCACTCCTCTTATCTCGACGTTGCAGTTAGTTACGAGGTTGCCTACGATAGGAATAACTACTTCGCTTCATTGCTTAAAGAAATGCTGAATCCCAAGAGGGCAATAGAGCACGTTAAATATCTATCCACGATAGAGTATATTAGGGAGGAATAG
- a CDS encoding hydrogenase subunit MbhD domain-containing protein, which produces MIELHLIILLVMVLIGFVFSYLAITERDLLKAVGFSAIQAIAYAIAFYILMAPDIVLAYIAIAVGIYSALLVFVVSKTGRYEVM; this is translated from the coding sequence ATGATTGAGCTTCACCTCATAATATTGCTTGTCATGGTTCTAATTGGATTCGTATTCTCGTACCTAGCGATAACGGAGAGAGACCTCCTCAAGGCCGTAGGATTTTCGGCGATCCAGGCGATAGCCTATGCGATAGCCTTCTACATCCTTATGGCTCCCGACATAGTTTTGGCCTACATAGCTATTGCCGTTGGAATTTACTCGGCCTTACTAGTCTTCGTTGTTAGCAAGACGGGTAGGTACGAGGTGATGTGA
- a CDS encoding Na+/H+ antiporter subunit E has product MRGFIPTFILAFLTYVLFTGSIRTFDLITGLIVGIIVGLLMGNYLVKDDSKALNPVRWLWGVVYFLWYMLVAETRAHLDVIVRTLTGNYNPGIVKVPIDVKTDYAKTLIATSITNTPGTVVVDLDDKFMYVNWINVTTTEPEEAKKVICEDFERYAKKIFE; this is encoded by the coding sequence ATGAGGGGTTTTATTCCAACATTTATCCTAGCTTTCCTAACTTATGTGCTCTTCACAGGTTCGATTAGGACGTTCGACTTGATAACGGGGTTAATCGTTGGAATCATCGTGGGTTTGCTCATGGGGAATTATCTAGTTAAAGACGATTCAAAAGCTCTGAACCCTGTAAGGTGGCTCTGGGGAGTTGTTTACTTCCTCTGGTACATGCTCGTTGCCGAAACTAGGGCCCACCTAGATGTCATCGTTAGAACCCTAACAGGTAACTACAACCCAGGAATAGTGAAGGTCCCGATTGATGTTAAGACGGATTACGCTAAGACCCTCATAGCGACCTCAATAACCAACACGCCGGGAACCGTCGTCGTAGACTTAGATGACAAGTTTATGTACGTGAACTGGATTAACGTGACGACGACGGAGCCTGAGGAGGCTAAGAAGGTGATATGCGAGGATTTTGAGAGGTACGCTAAGAAGATATTCGAGTGA
- a CDS encoding MnhB domain-containing protein, giving the protein MKRFIPLIIMLIAIISLAYYVKLPQQTELRPLGKFYLENSYFGNYSAKSPEVVTSILWDYRGVDTLFETSVFFLAIIGSLALFSLERRERKRKSQGLTLIVRDVTKVIVAMIITVSASIALHGHLTPGGGFQGGSALAVAPLLIIAAYSKYVLEEHGLDKTRALVLRSIGLLGITLVALIPLLEGGFIMQNQPIFPAEIGGQLLSGSLIYYNIFEFLAVGAGFTAVFLLLSIPEKEVRA; this is encoded by the coding sequence ATGAAAAGATTCATTCCGCTCATAATAATGCTCATCGCGATAATCTCCCTGGCTTATTACGTTAAGCTACCTCAACAAACTGAGCTAAGACCTCTGGGGAAATTCTACTTGGAGAACAGCTACTTCGGCAACTACTCAGCGAAGAGTCCAGAAGTCGTTACCTCGATACTCTGGGATTACCGTGGCGTTGACACACTATTCGAGACTTCCGTATTTTTCCTAGCTATAATAGGTAGCTTGGCCCTTTTCAGTCTCGAAAGGCGGGAAAGGAAGAGGAAATCCCAGGGATTAACCCTAATAGTTAGGGATGTGACTAAAGTTATAGTCGCGATGATAATAACTGTTTCGGCCTCGATAGCTTTGCACGGTCACCTAACTCCAGGAGGAGGCTTCCAGGGTGGTTCAGCCTTAGCCGTGGCTCCCCTACTAATTATAGCAGCTTACTCCAAGTACGTTCTTGAAGAGCATGGCTTGGACAAGACTAGAGCTCTAGTCCTGCGTTCAATAGGCCTACTTGGAATAACCCTAGTAGCTTTAATTCCCCTGCTTGAGGGTGGCTTCATAATGCAGAACCAACCTATATTCCCAGCCGAGATTGGAGGTCAACTACTGAGTGGTTCCCTAATCTACTACAACATCTTCGAGTTCTTAGCGGTAGGCGCTGGATTCACGGCGGTTTTTCTGTTATTGTCAATACCTGAGAAGGAGGTGAGAGCTTGA
- a CDS encoding proton-conducting transporter transmembrane domain-containing protein, with protein MDVVGLTPIIPLVFAFALPLFSVVVGGNRKIIQAYALLGTGLTLISTFKLFQLTYSSSLPIVYTFGKWRAPIGIVYEVDRLSSLIALVTAVLMFLIAIYSYRYLEREKGLEWYYTLYLGLESGLLGVLLTGDAFNLFVMIEVTSIAAYALVMFYRDRKDSVLAGLKYALIGAVGTTMYFLALGVFYGTFGTVNFADLSEKLHSSGNVVLASSVALVLATWAFLIKATIFPNHFWLPEAHPAAPSPISAILSGLVVNVGVYAMIRFLYTLYSGLSWIIGWLSFAIIILGAISSIFGALMMNTQRDVKRLVAYSTIMHMGYLLMAVGVGTQLGLQAALFHLINHAIAKALLFLAVGVFIHVAGSRNIDDLAGLGRKMPITTFSLAIATLSLVGIPPLNVFFSKLLLFNALLEKSFFLALVIAVTSVIALVAYMRVLYTLWLGKPREDLDVKESISMSMICLILALICIAIGLIAPIVLEKLINPAVIQAMDYETYVRAALP; from the coding sequence ATGGACGTCGTTGGCCTAACCCCTATAATTCCCCTAGTATTTGCGTTCGCTTTGCCCCTGTTCTCAGTAGTGGTGGGGGGAAATAGGAAGATCATCCAAGCTTATGCTTTGCTCGGAACTGGGTTAACCCTTATTAGCACATTCAAGCTCTTCCAGTTAACGTACTCTTCAAGCCTTCCTATAGTTTATACCTTTGGCAAGTGGAGGGCCCCCATTGGGATAGTGTACGAAGTTGATAGGCTTAGTAGCTTAATAGCCCTAGTGACAGCTGTTTTGATGTTCCTAATCGCCATCTACAGCTACCGCTACTTGGAGCGCGAAAAAGGTTTGGAGTGGTACTACACTCTTTATCTCGGCTTAGAGTCTGGATTGCTCGGCGTTCTACTCACGGGAGATGCATTTAACCTATTCGTAATGATTGAGGTCACTAGCATAGCGGCTTACGCCTTGGTTATGTTCTACCGCGACAGGAAGGATTCAGTTTTAGCTGGATTGAAGTACGCTTTGATAGGTGCCGTAGGAACGACGATGTACTTCTTGGCCCTCGGAGTATTCTACGGAACTTTTGGGACGGTGAACTTTGCCGATCTATCTGAAAAGCTCCACTCCTCTGGAAACGTTGTTTTGGCATCTTCAGTGGCCCTAGTTTTAGCCACGTGGGCCTTCCTGATTAAAGCCACAATCTTCCCGAATCACTTCTGGCTTCCCGAGGCTCACCCGGCGGCTCCATCTCCCATCTCAGCTATCCTCTCAGGGCTGGTAGTGAACGTGGGAGTCTATGCCATGATAAGGTTCCTATACACCCTCTACTCTGGGCTTTCGTGGATAATTGGCTGGTTAAGTTTTGCAATAATAATCCTGGGGGCTATATCCTCAATCTTTGGTGCCTTAATGATGAACACTCAAAGGGACGTTAAGAGGTTGGTAGCGTACTCCACGATAATGCACATGGGTTACCTGCTCATGGCCGTGGGGGTTGGAACCCAGCTTGGTCTTCAGGCTGCACTATTCCACCTAATAAACCACGCAATCGCCAAGGCCCTGCTCTTCTTGGCCGTTGGGGTGTTCATCCACGTAGCTGGGAGTAGAAATATAGATGATCTTGCTGGGCTTGGGAGGAAAATGCCCATTACCACTTTCTCTCTAGCGATAGCGACGCTTAGCTTAGTGGGAATTCCGCCACTTAACGTTTTCTTCAGCAAACTCCTGCTATTCAATGCCCTGCTTGAGAAAAGCTTTTTCCTAGCTTTGGTGATAGCTGTTACCTCGGTTATAGCGTTAGTAGCTTACATGCGCGTCCTCTACACCCTCTGGCTAGGGAAGCCCAGGGAAGACCTTGACGTTAAGGAATCAATTAGCATGAGCATGATTTGCTTAATATTGGCCCTGATTTGCATTGCGATAGGGCTAATAGCGCCGATAGTGCTTGAAAAGCTCATAAATCCAGCGGTAATCCAGGCTATGGATTATGAAACTTACGTCCGTGCTGCACTTCCTTAA